The following coding sequences lie in one Nocardioides sambongensis genomic window:
- a CDS encoding SDR family oxidoreductase has protein sequence MSLSIDLSGRIALVTGGARGIGRGVTEVLLEAGATVVTCGRSPAEPPAGAGHRICDVREPDSVAALVDGIVADHGRLDLVVNNAGGAPYAMAADASPRFHDKIVALNLDATLLVSQAANRVMQTQDGGGSIVNISSVSALRPSPGTAAYGAAKAGVDSLTTSLAQEWGPRVRVNVINVGLVRTADTADHYGGDETVAAIEATIPLRRMAQVREIGQVAAFLGSDLASYVSGAHIACHGGGEQPIFLYIAQNATTEETK, from the coding sequence ATGTCTCTCTCCATCGACCTCAGCGGCCGGATCGCCCTCGTCACCGGCGGTGCGCGCGGGATCGGCCGCGGTGTCACCGAGGTGCTGCTCGAGGCGGGCGCCACGGTGGTCACCTGCGGGCGCTCGCCGGCCGAGCCGCCGGCCGGCGCCGGCCACCGGATCTGCGACGTCCGCGAGCCCGACTCCGTCGCCGCCCTCGTCGACGGGATCGTCGCCGACCACGGACGACTCGACCTGGTGGTCAACAACGCCGGGGGAGCGCCGTACGCGATGGCGGCCGACGCCTCGCCCCGCTTCCACGACAAGATCGTGGCCCTCAACCTCGACGCGACGCTGCTGGTCAGCCAGGCCGCCAACCGGGTGATGCAGACCCAGGACGGCGGAGGATCGATCGTGAACATCTCCTCGGTCTCCGCCCTGCGACCGTCACCGGGCACGGCCGCCTACGGCGCCGCGAAGGCCGGGGTCGACTCGCTGACCACGTCGCTCGCCCAGGAGTGGGGTCCCCGGGTCCGCGTCAACGTGATCAACGTCGGCCTGGTGCGCACCGCGGACACCGCCGACCACTACGGCGGCGACGAGACCGTGGCCGCCATCGAGGCCACGATCCCGCTGCGCCGGATGGCCCAGGTGCGCGAGATCGGGCAGGTGGCCGCCTTCCTCGGCAGCGACCTGGCCTCCTACGTCTCCGGTGCCCACATCGCCTGCCACGGCGGGGGCGAACAGCCGATCTTCTTGTACATCGCCCAGAACGCAACAACGGAGGAGACCAAGTGA
- a CDS encoding SDR family oxidoreductase — protein sequence MSRLLEGRVAIVTGAGRGIGRAHALELARHGAKVVVNDYGVTLAGEDSQDTPAHDVVAEIGDMGGEAVVNGADVADFEAAEAMVQLAVEAFGGLDILVNNAGFVRDRMLVNTSEEEWDSVIRVHLKGHFAPLRHAGAYWRAEAKAGRQRAARVINTSSGAGLQGSVGQATYSAAKAGIAGLTLVAAQEMGRYGVTVNAIAPVARTRMTEGAFDTSGMALPEDNSPIVAWLASEEAGDITGRVIEIDGSQLTVESGWRHAASNDRGQRWAADEVGPALRDLLDRSPAPEPVYGA from the coding sequence GTGAGCAGGTTGCTGGAAGGACGCGTCGCCATCGTCACCGGTGCCGGACGCGGCATCGGTCGTGCCCACGCGCTGGAGCTGGCACGGCACGGCGCGAAGGTCGTCGTCAACGACTACGGCGTGACCCTGGCCGGGGAGGACTCCCAGGACACCCCCGCGCACGACGTGGTCGCCGAGATCGGTGACATGGGCGGCGAGGCCGTCGTGAACGGCGCCGACGTGGCGGACTTCGAGGCCGCCGAGGCGATGGTGCAGCTGGCCGTCGAGGCCTTCGGTGGCCTCGACATCCTGGTGAACAACGCCGGGTTCGTGCGTGACCGGATGCTGGTCAACACCTCCGAGGAGGAGTGGGACTCGGTGATCCGGGTGCACCTCAAGGGTCACTTCGCCCCGCTGCGGCACGCCGGCGCCTACTGGCGTGCCGAGGCGAAGGCGGGGCGTCAGCGTGCCGCCCGGGTGATCAACACCTCCTCCGGCGCGGGCCTGCAGGGCTCCGTGGGGCAGGCGACCTACTCGGCGGCCAAGGCCGGCATCGCGGGTCTCACGCTCGTCGCCGCCCAGGAGATGGGCCGGTACGGCGTCACCGTGAACGCGATCGCGCCGGTCGCCAGGACCCGGATGACCGAGGGTGCCTTCGACACCTCGGGCATGGCACTGCCGGAGGACAACTCGCCGATCGTCGCCTGGCTCGCCTCGGAGGAGGCCGGCGACATCACCGGGCGCGTGATCGAGATCGACGGCTCCCAGCTGACCGTCGAGTCGGGGTGGCGCCACGCCGCCAGCAACGACCGCGGTCAGCGCTGGGCGGCCGACGAGGTCGGCCCGGCGCTGCGCGACCTGCTCGACCGGTCGCCCGCACCGGAGCCCGTGTACGGAGCGTGA
- a CDS encoding MFS transporter, protein MSEQAHVDAAPTEGAAGAPGAAATGPGAPDPRRWRILGVTLAVGFMVLLDVTIVNVAIPSMRSGLDAGAGEIQWVVSGYALAFGLTLVTGGRLGDAYGRRRLMVVGLVGFVAASAVAGSAPTVETVVAARLAQGCAAGLLTPQSSGLIQTLFRGRERGIAFGLFGLTVSVSSAIGPVLGGVLIAAFGAADGWRWIFLVNVPIGLVLLVPIARLVPGREREAEVDTRLDLWGAVLLGITVLLVLLPVVRLEAGQRGALVLLAAVPAAAAAFVWWERRVVRRGGAPLLDVGLLRRVPGYASGIAVGTLYFTGFTGVFLVMSVYLQDGRGLSALQTGLVLTPFAVGSAVASPLAGRFVDRVGRLMTVLALVTMMVGIGCLSVTAARADSAGGWVLAGASLLLAGLGGGAVVSPNMTLALAEVPTRMGGAAGAALQTGQRIGAAVGAALVMTAYHLALDESEPGTALRAALGLSAALLALALAAAVLSWRAARRES, encoded by the coding sequence ATGTCGGAACAGGCGCACGTCGACGCCGCCCCGACCGAGGGTGCAGCGGGAGCGCCAGGAGCAGCCGCGACCGGACCGGGGGCTCCCGACCCCCGGCGGTGGCGGATCCTCGGCGTCACCCTGGCCGTGGGCTTCATGGTGCTGCTCGACGTCACCATCGTGAACGTCGCGATCCCGTCGATGCGATCCGGGCTGGACGCCGGGGCCGGCGAGATCCAGTGGGTGGTGTCGGGCTACGCCCTCGCCTTCGGCCTGACCCTGGTGACGGGCGGTCGCCTGGGTGACGCGTACGGGCGGCGCCGGCTGATGGTGGTGGGACTCGTCGGCTTCGTCGCGGCCAGTGCCGTCGCCGGTTCCGCCCCGACGGTGGAGACGGTCGTCGCCGCGCGGCTCGCCCAGGGATGCGCCGCCGGGTTGCTGACCCCGCAGAGCTCCGGGCTGATCCAGACGCTGTTCCGCGGTCGTGAGCGCGGGATCGCGTTCGGGCTGTTCGGACTGACGGTCTCGGTCTCCTCCGCGATCGGACCCGTGCTCGGTGGTGTGCTCATCGCCGCCTTCGGCGCCGCCGACGGATGGCGATGGATCTTCCTGGTCAACGTGCCGATCGGGCTGGTCCTGCTGGTGCCGATCGCACGGCTGGTGCCGGGCCGGGAGCGGGAGGCCGAGGTGGACACCCGGCTCGACCTGTGGGGTGCCGTCCTGCTCGGCATCACGGTCCTGCTGGTGCTGCTGCCCGTGGTGCGACTGGAGGCCGGCCAGCGGGGTGCGCTCGTGCTGCTGGCCGCGGTCCCGGCGGCGGCCGCGGCGTTCGTGTGGTGGGAGCGACGTGTGGTGCGCCGCGGAGGAGCTCCGCTGCTCGACGTCGGCCTGCTGCGGCGAGTGCCCGGCTACGCCAGCGGGATCGCGGTCGGGACGCTGTACTTCACCGGGTTCACCGGTGTCTTCCTCGTGATGAGCGTGTACCTGCAGGACGGGCGTGGCCTCTCCGCGCTGCAGACCGGACTGGTGCTCACCCCGTTCGCCGTCGGGTCCGCGGTCGCGTCACCTCTGGCCGGGCGGTTCGTGGACCGGGTGGGGCGACTGATGACGGTGCTGGCGCTGGTCACGATGATGGTGGGCATCGGGTGCCTCTCGGTGACCGCGGCGCGCGCCGACAGCGCCGGCGGGTGGGTGCTGGCCGGCGCGTCCCTGCTGCTCGCGGGCCTGGGCGGTGGCGCGGTGGTCTCGCCGAACATGACGCTCGCGCTGGCGGAGGTCCCCACCCGGATGGGCGGCGCGGCCGGTGCCGCGTTGCAGACCGGGCAGCGGATCGGCGCCGCCGTGGGTGCGGCGCTGGTGATGACGGCCTACCACCTCGCGCTCGACGAGAGCGAGCCCGGGACGGCTCTGCGGGCCGCGCTGGGACTGTCGGCCGCGCTGCTGGCGCTGGCGCTCGCCGCCGCCGTGCTGTCCTGGCGTGCCGCGCGGCGGGAGAGCTGA
- a CDS encoding steroid 3-ketoacyl-CoA thiolase: MGTPVIVEAVRTPLGKRRGHLAGVHPANLVGFVQAEVLRRAGIDSDLVEQVIGGIVTQAGEQSNDTIRRAWLHAGLAQHTGGTTLDAQCGSGQQATHLVNDLVAAGTIEVGVSCGVEAMSRIPLGANVPAGTGDPRPEDWTIDMPNQFEAADRIANNRGLSRSDLEEFGAASQAKAKVAVTEGRFKREIAPFEAPVLDEEGKPTGETRVVDTDQGLRDTTLDGLANLRPVLEGGLHTAGTSSQISDGAAALLVMDEERAKALGLKPRARIRSHCLVGSDPYYHLDGPIDATQRILDRTGMAISDFDIFEVNEAFASVVLSWAGQHNVDLDKVNVNGGAIALGHPVGATGVRLITTALHELERRDASTALISMCAGGAMATGTVLERI, encoded by the coding sequence ATGGGCACTCCAGTCATCGTCGAAGCAGTCCGTACCCCCCTCGGCAAGCGCAGGGGCCACCTGGCCGGCGTGCACCCGGCGAACCTGGTCGGATTCGTCCAGGCCGAGGTGCTGCGCCGGGCCGGCATCGACTCCGACCTGGTGGAGCAGGTCATCGGCGGCATCGTGACCCAGGCCGGCGAGCAGTCCAACGACACCATCCGCCGCGCCTGGCTGCATGCCGGGCTCGCCCAGCACACCGGCGGCACCACCCTGGACGCCCAGTGCGGCTCGGGCCAGCAGGCCACGCACCTGGTCAACGACCTGGTCGCGGCCGGCACCATCGAGGTCGGCGTGTCCTGCGGTGTCGAGGCGATGTCCCGCATCCCCCTGGGCGCCAACGTGCCGGCCGGGACGGGCGACCCACGGCCCGAGGACTGGACGATCGACATGCCCAACCAGTTCGAGGCCGCCGACCGGATCGCGAACAACCGCGGCCTCTCCCGCTCCGACCTGGAGGAGTTCGGCGCGGCATCCCAGGCGAAGGCGAAGGTCGCCGTCACCGAAGGCCGGTTCAAGCGTGAGATCGCGCCGTTCGAGGCTCCCGTCCTCGACGAGGAGGGGAAGCCCACCGGCGAGACCCGTGTCGTCGACACCGACCAGGGGCTGCGGGACACCACGCTCGACGGGCTGGCCAACCTCCGCCCCGTCCTCGAGGGCGGTCTGCACACGGCCGGCACGTCCTCGCAGATCTCCGACGGGGCCGCGGCCCTGCTGGTGATGGACGAGGAGAGGGCCAAGGCGCTGGGCCTGAAGCCCCGAGCCCGGATCCGCAGCCACTGCCTCGTGGGCTCGGACCCCTACTACCACCTCGACGGCCCGATCGACGCCACCCAGCGGATCCTCGACCGCACCGGGATGGCGATCAGCGACTTCGACATCTTCGAGGTCAACGAGGCCTTCGCCTCCGTCGTACTGTCCTGGGCCGGTCAGCACAACGTCGACCTGGACAAGGTCAACGTCAACGGCGGCGCGATCGCGCTCGGCCATCCGGTCGGCGCGACCGGCGTCCGACTGATCACCACCGCCCTGCACGAGCTCGAGCGCCGGGACGCCTCCACCGCCCTGATCTCGATGTGCGCCGGCGGCGCGATGGCGACCGGCACGGTCCTCGAACGGATCTGA